The following proteins are encoded in a genomic region of Brachionichthys hirsutus isolate HB-005 chromosome 14, CSIRO-AGI_Bhir_v1, whole genome shotgun sequence:
- the scrib gene encoding protein scribble homolog, whose protein sequence is MLKCIPLWRCNRHVESVDKRHCSLQTVPDEIFRYSRSLEELLLDANQLKELPKPFFRLLNLRKLGLSDNEIQRLPPEVANFMQLVELDISRNDIPEIPESIKFCKALEIADFSGNPLSRLPDGFTQLRALAHLALNDVSLQTLPNDVGNLANLVTLELRENLLKSLPTSLSFLVKLEQLDLGSNELELLPDTLGALPNLRELWLDRNQLSSLPAELGNLRRLVCLDVSENRLEELPSELNGLLALTDLLLTQNALEAVPDSIGFLKQLSILKVDQNRLTHLTDSMGECENLTELVLTENLLQSLPRSLGKLKKLTNLNVDRNRLGTVPKELGGCASLNVLSLRDNRLGKLPAELADATELHVLDVAGNRLQNLPFALTNLNLKAMWLAENQSQPMLKFQTEDDEHTGEKVLTCYLLPQQPSPSLENLLQNSVDDSWTDSNLNRVSVIQFQEEAKAEEEDDEAAADHRGLQRRATPHPSELKVMKKVIEERRNEAFTSRPDGEEESIDLQEKRLSDLSNQSRDSQVSNSTLSATSHEERRNVTIASQREDLVDGHYPREEEELDEMEVEYIEPTVHFAEEPIIRGGDEEEDGERSEEEDERPAFPTEKQRLIRKDTPHYKKHFKITKLPKPEAVAALLQGFSPDGLKPPTPQAAEGDDDEEEEEEEEEESLGTPLHRRRTEELEVNSSQVKGVSFDQVNNLLIEPARIEEEEHTLTIQRQTGGLGISIAGGRGSTPYKGDDEGIFISRVSEDGPAARAGVKVGDKLLEVNGVDLHEAEHHAAVEALRSSGETVSMSVLRERMVEPENAITTTPLRPEDDYFPRERRSSGLAFSLEATPSGPQQRLAACLIRNDRGLGFSIAGGKGSTPYRTGDAGIYISRIADGGAAHRDSTLRVGDRVISINGVDMTEARHDQAVALLTGTSPTIALLVERDPKAPGGSPGQSRARAHSPPPPEPSDSPDQEEEGLNLHGNHLSQMQDEYPIEEVTLVKSGGPLGLSIVGGSDHASHPFGISEPGVFISKVIPHGLACQSGLRVGDRILEVNGIDLRHATHQEAVRSLLSNKQEIRMLVRRDPSPPGMQEIVIHKQPGEKLGISIRGGAKGHAGNPFDATDEGIFISKVSSSGAAARDGRLQVGMRILEVNNHSLLGMTHTEAVRVLRAVGDSLGMLVCDGFDPRKVAAVEASPGIIANPFATGIVRKNSLESISSIDRDLSPEEIDIMQKESEMVRETSQWEREDMEKVNMRSGPLKLDYKTLAALPTTSLQKINRAPSSDFTRTDSPIREAPYSPTIQPANIHYTSTPTAKEDAPSSTRPGAIQPVGRVWQSTSPAAPDGNSPNPFQHGPSPFNSQTSDPHPARNHFQVKQPSPESPSPGGRDSPEQRSFRDRQKYFEIDVKQQTPDKPKPRVSLVGEDDLKKMREEEERRFEQRAREYLLDEDDEDDEEEDLAKQVAHMKASGKVLLDGVEYKVEPVSPPSQSYCGSSGPSSVDGRRDSQRNSLEDGFRTEQRPDSSSGSIAVCPGESAAPIRTAKAERRHQERLRMQSPELAVAPDKDLSPAEKRALEAEKRAMWRAARMKSLEQDALKAQMVIAKSRDGKKRGTLDQLTESPSPAPTPSPTPMEELGPRTLTSPGRLSMSSKKFDYRQFAAIPSSKPVYDIQTPDAVGDAQFINDGSGNPGYLG, encoded by the exons ATGCTGAAGTGTATCCCTCTGTGGCGCTGCAATCGCCACGTCGAGTCGGTGGACAAGCGGCATTGCAGCCTGCAGACCGTCCCCGATGAGATATTCCGCTACAGCCGCAGCTTGGAGGAGCTTCTCCTCGATGCCAACCAGCTCAAGGAGCTGCCCAAG CCTTTCTTCAGACTGCTAAACCTCCGCAAGCTCGGCTTGAGCGACAACGAGATCCAGAGACTCCCTCCTGAGGTGGCCAACTTCATGCAGCTGGTGGAACTGGACATCTCCAGAAACG ACATTCCTGAGATCCCTGAGAGCATAAAGTTCTGCAAGGCTTTGGAGATTGCCGACTTCAGTGGAAACCCCCTGTCCAG ATTGCCAGATGGCTTCACTCAGCTCAGAGCGCTGGCTCACTTGGCACTCAATGACGTGTCTCTGCAGACGTTGCCCAACGACGTCGGAAA CCTTGCCAACCTCGTGACGTTGGAGCTCAGGGAGAACCTGCTGAAGTCTTTGCCCAC GTCGCTCTCGTTCCTGGTGAAACTGGAACAGCTGGACCTTGGCAGCAATGAACTGGAACTTTTA CCGGACACCCTGGGTGCCCTCCCCAACCTGAGGGAGCTCTGGCTGGACCGGAACCAGCTGTCCTCATTACCAGCA gagctGGGGAACCTCCGGAGGCTGGTGTGTCTGGACGTGTCAGAGAATCGTCTGGAGGAGCTTCCCTCGGAGCTAAATGGCCTCCTGGCTCTCACTGACCTGCTGCTCACGCAGAACGCGTTGGAGGCCGTCCCAGACAGCATAG GGTTCCTGAAACAGTTGTCCATCTTGAAGGTGGACCAGAACAGACTGACCCACCTGACTGATTCAATGGGAGAGTGCGAGAACCTCACAGAACTCGTCTTGACGGAGAACCTTTTGCAG TCGCTTCCTCGCTCGCTGGGCAAGCTGAAGAAGCTGACGAACCTGAATGTAGACCGCAACCGCTTGGGAACTGTTCCCAAAGAGCTGGGGGGTTGTGCCAGCCTGAACGTTCTCTCGCTGAGAGACAACCGCCTGGGCAAACTTCCCGCGGAGCTCGCGGACGCCACTGAGCTACATGTGCTGGACGTCGCTGGAAACCG ATTACAAAACCTGCCTTTTGCCCTGACCAACCTCAATCTGAAGGCCATGTGGCTCGCGGAGAACCAGTCGCAGCCGATGCTCAAGTTCCAGACGGAGGACGATgaacacactggagagaaggtgtTGACCTGCTATTTGCTGCCCCAGCAGCCTTCTCCAAGCCTCG AGAACTTGTTGCAGAACAGCGTGGATGACAGCTGGACTGACAGCAACCTGAACAGAGTGTCAGTGATTCAGTTCCAGGAGGAGGccaaagcagaggaagaggatgacgaGGCTGCGGCGGACCACAGA GGCCTTCAGCGCAGGGCCACGCCACACCCCAGTGAGCTGAAGGTGATGAAGAAGGTGATCGAAGAGAGGCGGAACGAAGCTTTCACATCACGACCCGATGGAGAAGAAGAGTCCATCGACCTGCAG GAGAAGCGGCTCAGTGACCTTTCCAATCAGAGCCGTGACTCTCAGGTGTCCAATAGCACGCTGTCAGCCACCTCCCACGAGGAGAGGCGCAATGTGACTATTGCCTCGCAGAGAGAGGACTTGGTAGACGGCCACTACCCtcgggaagaggaagagctggatgagatggaggtggagtACATCGAG CCCACAGTGCACTTTGCAGAAGAGCCCATCATCCGTGGTGGAGACGAAGAGGAAGACGGCGAgaggagtgaggaagaggacgaaagGCCTGCCTTTCCCACGGAGAAGCAGCGTCTGATCAGAAAGGACACGCCGCACTACAAGAAGCACTTCAAAATCACCAAGCTGCCGAAGCCCGAGGCCGTGGCGGCGCTGCTGCAGGGCTTCAGCCCCGATGGCCTCAAGCCCCCGACCCCCCAAGCCGCCGAGGGcgacgacgacgaggaggaggaggaggaggaggaagaagaaagtctCGGCACCCCTCTGCACCGTCGCAGGACAGAGGAGCTCGAGGTCAACTCCAGTCAAGTGAAG GGGGTGTCATTTGATCAAGTCAATAATCTGCTGATTGAACCTGCTCGaattgaggaggaagag CACACCTTGACCATCCAGAGACAAACGGGCGGCCTGGGCATCAGCATCGCCGGAGGGAGGGGGTCCACGCCCTACAAGGGAGACGATGAG GGGATATTCATCTCCCGAGTGTCTGAGGACGGTCCTGCAGCCAGAGCCGGGGTGAAAGTGGGAGACAAGCTCCTGGAG GTGAACGGCGTGGACCTCCACGAGGCGGAGCATCACGCCGCAGTCGAAGCGCTCCGCAGCTCCGGCGAAACGGTTTCCATGTCGGTGCTGCGGGAGCGCATGGTGGAACCGGAGAACGCCATCACGACCACGCCGCTGAGGCCGGAGGACGACTACTTCCCGCGGGAGAGACGGAGCAGTGGCCTCGCCTTCAGCCTGGAGGCGACCCCCAGCGGGCCTCAGCAGCGACTCGCCGCCTGCCTGATCCGAAACGACAGGGGGCTGGGATTCAGCATCGCAGGGGGCAAAGGCTCCACGCCGTATCGGACGGGAGACGCG GGAATCTACATCTCTCGCATCGCAGACGGAGGAGCGGCGCACCGGGACAGCACGCTGCGAGTCGGAGACAGGGTGATCTCT ATCAACGGCGTAGACATGACAGAGGCCAGGCACGACCAGGCAGTAGCGCTCCTCACTGGCACCTCCCCCACCATCGCCCTGCTGGTGGAGCGAGACCCAAAAGCACCGGGGGGCTCTCCAGGTCAATCCAGGGCCAGAGCCCACTCCCCTCCACCGCCGGAGCCATCGGACTCGCcggaccaggaggaggaaggcctTAACCTGCACGGGAACCACCTGAGCCAGATGCAGGATGAGTATCCCATTGAG gaagtgaccctGGTGAAGTCCGGCGGCCCTCTAGGCCTGAGCATCGTGGGGGGCAGCGACCACGCCAGTCACCCGTTCGGTATCAGTGAGCCCGGGGTGTTCATCTCAAAG GTGATCCCTCACGGCCTGGCGTGCCAAAGCGGCCTGCGCGTCGGCGACCGCATATTGGAAGTGAACGGCATCGACCTGCGTCACGCCACGCACCAGGAAGCCGTGCGGTCCCTGTTGTCCAACAAGCAGGAGATCCGCATGTTGGTGCGGAGGGATCCGTCGCCGCCCGGGATGCAG GAAATCGTGATCCACAAACAGCCCGGGGAGAAGCTCGGCATCAGCATACGTGGAGGAGCCAAAGGTCACGCAGGAAACCCGTTTGACGCCACGGACGAGGGCATCTTCATCTCCAAG GTCAGTTCCAGCGGCGCCGCGGCGAGAGACGGCCGACTGCAGGTCGGCATGCGCATCCTGGAGGTGAACAACCACAGCCTGCTGGGGATGACGCACACGGAGGCGGTGCGGGTTCTCCGCGCCGTCGGCGACTCCCTGGGAATGCTGGTGTGTGACGGCTTCGACCCGAGGAAGGTTGCTGCTGTCGAG GCGTCTCCCGGCATCATCGCCAACCCGTTTGCAACGGGCATCGTCCGCAAGAACAGCCTGGAAAGCATCTCATCGATCGACCGAGATCTGAGCCCGGAGGAGATCGACATCATGCAGAAG GAGTCGGAGATGGTGAGAGAGACGTCGCAGTGGGAGCGAGAAGACATGGAAAAAGTG aACATGCGCTCTGGACCTCTAAAACTCGACTACAAAACTCTGGCAGCACTTCCCACCACCAGCCTGCAGAAGATCAATCGG gcGCCTTCCTCCGACTTCACCAGGACGGACAGCCCGATCAGGGAAGCGCCGTACTCGCCCACGATCCAACCG GCAAACATTCATTACACGTCCACTCCTACTGCCAAGGAGGACGCGCCATCATCA ACGCGACCCGGCGCCATCCAGCCGGTCGGGCGCGTGTGGCAGAGCACCTCCCCCGCCGCCCCGGACGGCAACAGTCCCAACCCCTTCCAGCATGGCCCCTCCCCCTTCAACTCCCAGACCTCT GACCCGCATCCTGCGAGGAACCATTTCCAGGTGAAGCAGCCGTCTCCAGAG AGTCCGTCTCCCGGGGGCAGGGACAGCCCGGAGCAGCGTTCCTTCAGGGACCGGCAGAAGTATTTCGAGATCGACGTGAAGCAGCAGACGCCGGACAAACCCAAACCTCGAGTCTCTCTCGTCGGAGAAGACGACCTCAAGAaaatgagagaggaagaag agcGGAGGTTCGAGCAGCGAGCGCGCGAGTACCTGCTGGATGAAGACGACGaagacgacgaggaggaggacctgGCCAAGCAGGTGGCGCACATGAAGGCCTCCGGGAAGGTGTTGCTGGACGGCGTGGAGTACAAAGTGGAGCCGGTGTCCCCCCCGTCCCAGAGCTACTGCGGCAGCTCGGG GCCGTCCTCCGTCGACGGGAGACGAGACTCTCAGAGGAACTCGCTGGAGGACGGCTTCAGGACGGAGCAGAGGCCCGACTCCTCGTCTGG GTCGATCGCCGTCTGCCCCGGGGAATCGGCCGCTCCCATCCGGACCGCCAAAGCCGAGCGCAGACATCAGGAGAGGCTTCGCATGCAAAGCCCCGAGCTGGCCGTGGCCCCCGACAAGGACCTGTCCCCCGCCGAGAAGCGAGCTCTGGAGGCCGAGAAGAGAGCCATGTGGAGGGCGGCGCG AATGAAGTCTCTGGAGCAGGACGCCCTGAAAGCTCAGATGGTCATCGCCAAGTCGCGGGACGGTAAGAAACGCGGGACATTGGACCAGCTGACGGAGTCGCCCTCGCCCGCCCCCACTCCCTCCCCCACACCAATGGAAG AGCTCGGTCCTCGGACGCTGACCTCCCCAGGCAGGCTG TCCATGTCGTCAAAGAAGTTTGACTACCGACAGTTTGCAGCCATTCCTTCTTCCAAACCCGTATACGACATCCAG ACTCCCGACGCCGTCGGCGACGCCCAGTTCATCAACGACGGCTCCGGGAATCCGG GCTACCTGGGATGA